From a region of the Geothrix sp. 21YS21S-2 genome:
- a CDS encoding RHS repeat domain-containing protein encodes MRNHRVGGALSAFVMFLSPAALWPWSPSTGAKYRVEASTGALSWVLTAGRVPGDLPLEVVYRHQGNQGTLHFGFIAPALGGRPGRQVLEDGRSFVDTDWQPSPPAGSALAQAYGFTIPPGSLAMDPARTLGSCDADPRDLGHWGAEVGTLTPASVLKVILDHQRARIYAYQDALKVFVPVLWIDRFGHAIRFRWLEERRGPESFLILLATNPQSRGIQAVWAMGGPPDSEVDLLRAEFIGMQGPPLLVRGHPATPSTDPFASGRPVRVSLGEAAALREWTFGYEDNGVPVLRTLRSPQGLATTFTWGEGRYPDGTSLLGVTRSVDLDVGTGTVFEQTWRRDPPGGETWTVSHTAAYSDGEATEDRRTEYTFSATVANPFLRSERIAGSSGTERMTILDPLLPGDDGRCLPAGIHVTASGRPTMDVLRAIDPSTRRLLTETLVVGGEQVQIRTMEPASALPGEPPCSVVTARAGLPLVVERWIRSPQGALTRHSLLAGGQERGGSFTTDPEGRRTRSQMVASWTPDPGMIRTWEQGPLGPIGLITSGERLAEPLREAWSYTDRGQVAEYTDARGNATSYTYDMWGRLLNVKAPGMPELTYAYPDEQTRTWTQGRLNGLEAVDGFGRLQSRLRGDGVKETFSFDTMGRVVSVQESVGKTTRLVRSVAYDALDRIRLDRSPHGTDPILNYRAEGTSQVVEIGSGLTLAFDPWGRIVSRTDVEGTTRATYNEFGQTTRLIRQEPGGLIQTRQFTFDGIGNLTAIAEPETGTTVFADFNARGQSGLETNAAGRSIRRVFDALGRVVEAQSGGQRLAATYRGPFLMGRESPDGVSQRFTYSAPGARMDSETIVLGGVERTTRFAYDSNGGIGRMTYPGGRVVEYGYDGLDRVAKVIHDGALLASVAYDGWGNRTRLGFASGAASSWKWEGEGRRWLGWEVSHLGGVESRSYAWDGMELASAGEWMLRNDSAGRLQEAVGLGLHTFHESDGFGNAISHQVSGVPPAAFNGFAFAPLPANRMPGIQPNGALTGWVVEPSGEPSQMGTGTGSRRCLNLAWDGFGRLAEVAGSQSGGVQRYRYSPQGLMAVFSDSADHGADRQFVYLNDGRLLSEYFGDGRWGRDILYLGEEALAEVDRGGVHELHSDHLGTPRIVTSGSTGTIEGRQDFGPWGETLEASPGYTPLTGYTGHLRTEASGLICMRARFYSPAWHRFLTPDRGVDPRSWNSFAYAAGRPFQVTDPTGMAGGKPPFAGSATVTVWGNLEPIPYHVGPIPCDRPIPFMGIPGPMFVPNVPSGPPFPTGEGLPDAGQPAAVGGGGGPRPDGMTCAEFERWSHDPNNIYSAVYQRKGSLRLPPPLPEAVAWEKAKAEEAKRKADQKAFEETVFKLRLQQALETQGNPQSLVKAADRELQEALRKQGSEIMRTMRITRTLALADAQKGIQGTPESRTEEITRLVNAERAGEGLPSGRVNVQIHHITGNTAWGHLVIKVGEGQALGLIPDSTLDSAVALAKEGLGVALTGLPSSSLAGGRVVPMNPKENLISTATMRITHEEALVMVKFMEKAVLVPQVYHPIVRNCVEWVKEVLNIAGIQAPLVVTPEEMVKLLNRKYPGK; translated from the coding sequence GTGAGAAACCACCGTGTGGGCGGAGCCCTGTCTGCTTTCGTCATGTTCCTGTCCCCTGCCGCTCTGTGGCCCTGGTCGCCCTCCACCGGCGCGAAATATCGGGTGGAGGCCTCGACAGGTGCCCTTTCCTGGGTCCTGACGGCCGGCAGGGTCCCCGGAGACCTGCCTCTGGAGGTTGTCTACCGCCACCAGGGAAACCAGGGCACCCTGCATTTCGGATTCATCGCCCCTGCGCTGGGCGGGAGACCCGGACGCCAGGTGCTCGAGGATGGAAGGTCCTTTGTGGATACGGACTGGCAGCCATCTCCGCCCGCCGGAAGCGCGCTGGCCCAGGCATACGGGTTCACGATTCCTCCGGGCTCGCTCGCCATGGACCCGGCCCGGACCCTGGGGTCCTGTGATGCGGACCCGCGGGACTTGGGCCATTGGGGCGCAGAGGTAGGCACACTCACGCCTGCCTCCGTCCTGAAGGTGATCCTTGATCACCAGCGGGCCCGGATCTACGCCTACCAGGATGCGCTGAAGGTATTTGTTCCGGTACTGTGGATCGACCGGTTCGGGCATGCCATCCGTTTCCGCTGGCTGGAGGAGCGGCGCGGGCCGGAATCGTTCCTCATCCTGCTGGCAACCAACCCCCAGAGCAGGGGTATCCAGGCCGTCTGGGCCATGGGGGGGCCTCCGGATTCCGAGGTGGACCTGCTCCGGGCGGAATTCATCGGCATGCAGGGACCACCGCTCCTGGTTCGGGGCCATCCGGCGACTCCATCCACCGATCCCTTCGCCTCGGGGCGCCCTGTCCGGGTGTCGCTGGGGGAGGCCGCAGCCCTCAGGGAATGGACGTTCGGCTATGAGGACAATGGCGTTCCTGTCCTACGCACCCTCCGGAGCCCGCAGGGACTGGCCACGACGTTCACGTGGGGGGAAGGCAGGTATCCGGATGGAACCAGCCTCCTGGGCGTCACGAGGTCCGTTGACCTGGACGTCGGTACGGGGACCGTATTCGAGCAGACCTGGCGCCGCGACCCTCCGGGGGGCGAGACATGGACTGTCAGCCACACGGCTGCCTATTCCGATGGGGAGGCCACGGAGGACCGCAGGACGGAGTACACCTTCTCCGCGACCGTGGCCAACCCTTTCCTGCGTTCCGAGCGGATTGCGGGATCGTCGGGAACGGAAAGGATGACCATTCTAGATCCGCTGCTTCCGGGCGATGATGGCCGCTGTCTTCCGGCCGGGATCCATGTGACGGCCAGTGGGAGGCCAACAATGGACGTGCTCCGTGCCATCGACCCGTCCACCCGGCGGCTGCTGACAGAGACCCTGGTGGTCGGTGGCGAGCAGGTGCAGATCCGGACGATGGAACCTGCCAGCGCCCTCCCGGGTGAACCCCCCTGCTCGGTTGTCACGGCCAGGGCCGGGCTTCCGCTGGTCGTGGAACGGTGGATCCGGTCGCCCCAGGGCGCCTTGACCCGGCATTCCCTCCTCGCCGGAGGCCAGGAGCGGGGCGGATCGTTCACCACCGATCCAGAGGGGCGGCGGACCCGTTCACAGATGGTGGCGTCCTGGACCCCGGATCCAGGAATGATCCGAACGTGGGAGCAGGGCCCGCTCGGGCCGATCGGGCTGATCACTTCTGGGGAACGCCTCGCCGAGCCTCTCCGGGAAGCATGGTCCTACACGGATCGGGGGCAGGTTGCCGAATACACGGATGCGCGAGGAAATGCCACGTCCTATACGTACGACATGTGGGGCCGCCTCCTCAACGTGAAGGCGCCAGGAATGCCGGAGCTCACGTACGCCTATCCGGACGAGCAGACCCGCACCTGGACCCAGGGGCGCCTCAACGGCCTGGAGGCCGTGGACGGATTCGGGCGCCTCCAGTCCAGACTTCGCGGCGACGGCGTAAAGGAGACGTTTTCCTTCGACACGATGGGCCGAGTCGTGTCGGTGCAGGAAAGCGTCGGGAAGACCACCCGGCTGGTCCGGAGTGTCGCCTACGACGCGCTCGACCGGATCCGCCTGGACCGATCCCCGCATGGCACGGACCCGATCCTGAATTACCGGGCGGAAGGCACGTCGCAGGTGGTGGAGATCGGCTCAGGTTTGACCCTGGCCTTCGATCCCTGGGGCCGGATCGTTTCCCGGACCGATGTGGAAGGCACGACCCGGGCCACCTACAACGAGTTCGGTCAGACGACCCGGTTGATCCGGCAGGAACCTGGAGGCCTGATCCAGACCCGTCAATTCACCTTCGACGGCATCGGCAACCTCACCGCCATTGCGGAGCCCGAGACGGGCACTACGGTCTTCGCGGACTTCAATGCGAGGGGGCAATCCGGCCTGGAGACGAATGCCGCGGGCCGCAGCATCCGGAGGGTGTTCGACGCCCTGGGCCGGGTCGTCGAAGCCCAGTCGGGCGGCCAGAGGCTTGCGGCCACCTACCGCGGCCCGTTCCTGATGGGGCGGGAAAGTCCGGATGGCGTGAGCCAGAGGTTCACCTATTCGGCACCGGGGGCTCGCATGGATTCGGAAACCATTGTCCTGGGCGGCGTCGAGCGGACCACGCGCTTCGCCTACGATTCCAATGGGGGAATTGGCCGGATGACCTATCCCGGAGGCCGTGTCGTCGAATACGGCTACGACGGCCTGGATCGGGTCGCGAAGGTGATCCACGATGGCGCTCTGCTGGCCTCGGTCGCCTACGATGGATGGGGGAATCGCACCCGCCTCGGCTTTGCCAGCGGCGCGGCCAGTTCCTGGAAATGGGAAGGGGAGGGCCGCCGCTGGCTGGGCTGGGAGGTGTCCCACCTGGGTGGAGTGGAGTCCCGGAGTTACGCGTGGGACGGCATGGAACTGGCTTCCGCGGGCGAATGGATGCTGCGCAACGATTCGGCGGGCCGGCTCCAGGAAGCCGTGGGCTTGGGTTTGCACACCTTCCATGAGAGCGATGGTTTCGGCAATGCCATCTCCCATCAGGTATCAGGAGTCCCGCCCGCCGCGTTCAATGGTTTCGCCTTTGCGCCGCTGCCCGCAAACCGGATGCCCGGGATTCAGCCCAATGGTGCCCTGACCGGATGGGTCGTCGAGCCCAGCGGAGAGCCTTCCCAGATGGGTACGGGCACGGGAAGCCGCAGATGCCTGAACCTTGCATGGGATGGATTCGGACGTCTGGCGGAAGTTGCTGGATCCCAATCCGGCGGCGTCCAGAGGTACCGTTATTCACCCCAAGGCCTGATGGCGGTATTCTCGGACTCGGCGGACCATGGGGCGGATCGGCAATTCGTTTATTTGAACGACGGCAGGCTCCTGTCCGAATACTTCGGAGACGGGCGCTGGGGTCGGGACATCCTCTACCTGGGTGAGGAGGCCCTCGCCGAGGTGGATCGCGGGGGCGTCCATGAACTGCATTCTGACCACCTTGGCACGCCAAGGATCGTCACCTCCGGTTCCACCGGGACAATCGAAGGCCGTCAGGACTTCGGCCCATGGGGTGAAACCCTGGAAGCCTCGCCCGGCTACACGCCGCTGACGGGATACACCGGGCACCTCCGCACGGAAGCCAGCGGCCTGATCTGCATGAGGGCGAGGTTCTACAGCCCCGCCTGGCACAGGTTCCTGACCCCCGATCGTGGCGTCGATCCCCGGTCCTGGAACTCGTTCGCATATGCCGCCGGGAGGCCCTTCCAAGTCACGGACCCCACCGGGATGGCCGGCGGCAAACCGCCATTCGCCGGGTCCGCCACGGTCACGGTGTGGGGCAACCTGGAACCCATCCCCTACCATGTCGGGCCGATTCCGTGCGACCGTCCGATCCCGTTCATGGGGATCCCCGGTCCCATGTTCGTTCCCAATGTTCCATCGGGTCCACCTTTTCCCACAGGAGAAGGACTGCCGGACGCGGGCCAGCCCGCCGCGGTGGGAGGTGGCGGGGGCCCCCGGCCCGACGGAATGACCTGCGCGGAATTCGAGCGGTGGAGTCATGATCCGAACAATATCTATTCGGCGGTTTACCAGAGAAAAGGGTCATTGCGATTGCCGCCGCCTCTTCCCGAGGCCGTGGCGTGGGAGAAGGCCAAGGCGGAGGAAGCGAAGAGGAAAGCAGACCAGAAGGCCTTTGAGGAAACGGTTTTCAAGTTGAGATTGCAACAGGCCCTCGAGACGCAGGGGAACCCCCAGTCCCTTGTCAAAGCCGCCGATCGGGAACTGCAGGAGGCCCTGAGAAAACAAGGTTCCGAGATCATGCGAACGATGCGGATAACACGGACACTGGCTCTTGCCGACGCCCAGAAGGGTATCCAGGGGACCCCGGAATCCAGGACCGAAGAAATCACCAGGCTCGTGAATGCCGAGCGAGCTGGAGAAGGGCTGCCATCGGGGCGGGTCAATGTCCAAATCCATCACATTACGGGTAATACGGCCTGGGGTCATCTTGTGATCAAGGTCGGCGAGGGGCAGGCGCTCGGCCTTATACCAGATTCGACCCTTGATTCGGCCGTTGCACTCGCGAAGGAAGGTCTTGGAGTAGCCCTAACGGGGCTGCCTTCCTCTTCGCTTGCCGGAGGTCGTGTCGTGCCTATGAATCCGAAGGAAAATTTGATATCTACAGCAACGATGCGCATCACCCACGAGGAGGCTTTGGTGATGGTAAAGTTCATGGAAAAAGCGGTTCTTGTTCCGCAAGTATACCATCCAATAGTCCGGAACTGTGTGGAATGGGTCAAGGAGGTGCTGAATATTGCTGGTATTCAAGCTCCGCTGGTCGTAACGCCGGAAGAAATGGTTAAACTGTTGAATCGGAAATACCCAGGGAAATGA
- a CDS encoding AraC family transcriptional regulator: MTGPDTKNVQTHTSGPLRLVILKRDPIPAKAMPSNESWTLMLPTSPIRVCTGEDIEEGVIPRGSLALLMPGFGHTFKRHHPDSPFGFTALQMDGPFPEPLVSILQHPPRKWQEQSFAVLRSQSLKQLFGIFSQEISNPDGLQLMTRELFLILLGAELNRLCEKEDRARFPYRLSRSTLQLVLDHMEAHLGAPNSVPEMAKLARCTPDHFIRLFREATSTTPHQYLIERRLQRAVQLLSDGERPLDVAESLGFYDASAFTRAFKRRFGVPPSKYAQEAYDRQFKKT, from the coding sequence ATGACCGGTCCTGACACCAAGAACGTCCAAACCCACACCAGCGGCCCGCTGCGTCTGGTGATCCTCAAGCGGGATCCCATTCCGGCCAAAGCCATGCCCTCCAACGAATCCTGGACCCTCATGCTGCCCACCAGCCCCATCCGGGTCTGCACGGGCGAGGACATCGAGGAGGGGGTCATCCCCCGGGGCAGCCTCGCGCTCCTGATGCCGGGCTTCGGGCACACCTTCAAGCGCCATCACCCGGACTCGCCGTTCGGCTTCACGGCCCTCCAGATGGACGGCCCCTTCCCGGAGCCCCTGGTCTCCATCCTCCAGCACCCGCCCCGCAAGTGGCAGGAGCAGAGCTTCGCGGTGCTCCGCAGCCAGAGCCTCAAGCAGCTCTTCGGGATCTTCAGCCAGGAGATCTCCAATCCCGACGGCCTCCAGCTGATGACCCGGGAACTCTTCCTCATCCTGCTGGGCGCCGAGCTGAACCGCCTGTGCGAGAAGGAGGACCGCGCGCGGTTCCCCTACCGCCTGAGCCGTTCCACCCTGCAGCTGGTCCTGGACCACATGGAGGCCCACCTGGGCGCTCCCAACAGCGTCCCCGAGATGGCCAAGCTGGCCCGCTGCACGCCGGACCACTTCATCCGCCTGTTCCGGGAAGCCACCAGCACCACACCCCACCAGTACCTCATCGAACGCCGGCTCCAGCGCGCCGTGCAGCTCCTGTCCGACGGCGAGCGTCCGCTGGACGTGGCCGAGTCCCTGGGCTTCTACGACGCCTCCGCCTTCACCCGCGCCTTCAAGCGCCGGTTCGGCGTGCCGCCCAGCAAATACGCGCAGGAAGCCTACGACCGGCAGTTCAAGAAGACCTAG
- the rsmI gene encoding 16S rRNA (cytidine(1402)-2'-O)-methyltransferase translates to MAGHLILVPTPLGNLGDMTERGRDALAGCDLVACEDTRRTGGLLAHLGIEKPLARFDDHAPLEARERVALALAGGRTVAYCSDAGMPGVNDPGFELARLAREAGARVTVLPGPSAVTLAVVASGLPSHTFSFWGYLPSRSEPRKAALRRLAAKEETVVVFETPHRIHETLLELEEIVPEREIALGRELTKLHETWYRGTPAQVQAALGSEGRGEMVLVMAGADAKRTVSEDLEIEEDQAALPEWAVRFLDAAREGGMTLREAVKPLARHLGRPASDVYRMAIER, encoded by the coding sequence TTGGCTGGACATCTCATCCTCGTGCCTACCCCCCTCGGCAACCTGGGGGACATGACGGAAAGGGGGCGCGACGCCCTCGCCGGATGCGACCTGGTGGCCTGCGAGGACACGCGGCGCACCGGGGGCCTCCTGGCCCACCTGGGCATCGAGAAGCCCCTGGCGCGCTTCGACGACCACGCCCCGCTGGAGGCCCGGGAGCGCGTGGCGCTGGCCCTGGCCGGGGGGCGCACCGTGGCCTACTGCTCCGACGCGGGCATGCCGGGCGTCAACGATCCGGGTTTCGAGCTGGCGCGGCTGGCCCGGGAAGCCGGGGCCAGGGTCACGGTGCTGCCGGGGCCTTCGGCGGTGACCCTGGCGGTGGTGGCTTCGGGCCTGCCCAGCCACACCTTCAGCTTCTGGGGCTACCTGCCCTCCCGCAGCGAACCCCGGAAGGCCGCTCTCCGCCGGCTGGCCGCCAAGGAGGAGACGGTGGTGGTCTTCGAGACGCCCCATCGAATTCATGAAACTTTATTGGAGTTGGAGGAGATCGTGCCGGAACGGGAGATCGCCCTGGGCCGGGAACTGACCAAGCTCCACGAGACCTGGTACCGGGGGACACCGGCCCAGGTGCAGGCGGCCCTGGGCTCGGAGGGCCGGGGGGAAATGGTCCTCGTGATGGCAGGCGCCGACGCGAAACGCACGGTTTCAGAGGACTTGGAAATCGAGGAGGACCAGGCGGCCCTGCCGGAATGGGCCGTGCGGTTCCTGGATGCCGCCCGGGAAGGGGGCATGACGCTGAGGGAGGCGGTCAAGCCCCTCGCCCGGCATCTCGGCCGCCCTGCGAGCGATGTATATCGCATGGCAATTGAACGATAA
- a CDS encoding winged helix-turn-helix domain-containing protein — protein sequence MPRKPEPVTQAQARRLLLAAQALMGPPPAGLDALIRQLGYVQMDSINVVERAHHLILGSRLEGYAPADFDALFQGDRRLFEHWTHDASAIPMAFYPHWKVRFPRSRARILQNAWWRERVGDKVDELLNLVLERIRVEGPLRSADFEHKRDSRANAWWGWKPQKAALEFLWHAGELAVAKRVNFHKVYDLPQRVFPQAHALPASSPGEHREWACATALDRLGVATPRELAAYFNALDPTEAAQWCAAAVKAGRARPVETEDGRKAFAVEDWKARVADPPERTVLLCPFDPILRDRARALRLFDFDFRFEAFVPEEKRQYGYYVLPILEGESLVGRLDPKFHRERGVLEIKGLWFEKGVRATRARKAAVARAAEALAARIGAKDVDWT from the coding sequence ATGCCCCGGAAACCCGAACCCGTCACCCAAGCCCAGGCCCGGCGCCTGCTCCTGGCGGCCCAGGCCCTGATGGGCCCGCCCCCTGCGGGCCTGGACGCCCTGATCCGGCAGCTGGGCTACGTGCAGATGGACTCCATCAACGTGGTGGAGCGCGCCCACCACCTCATCCTCGGCAGCCGCCTGGAAGGCTACGCACCCGCCGATTTCGACGCCCTTTTCCAGGGCGACCGCAGGCTCTTCGAGCACTGGACCCACGACGCCTCGGCCATCCCCATGGCCTTCTACCCCCACTGGAAGGTGCGGTTCCCCCGCAGCCGCGCCCGGATCCTCCAGAACGCCTGGTGGCGGGAGCGCGTCGGGGACAAGGTGGACGAACTCCTGAACCTGGTCCTGGAGCGGATCCGCGTCGAGGGCCCCCTGCGCAGCGCCGACTTCGAGCACAAGCGGGACAGTCGCGCCAACGCGTGGTGGGGCTGGAAGCCGCAGAAGGCCGCCCTGGAGTTCCTCTGGCACGCCGGAGAGCTGGCTGTGGCGAAGCGCGTGAACTTCCACAAGGTGTACGACCTTCCCCAGCGGGTCTTCCCGCAGGCCCACGCCCTCCCGGCCTCCTCCCCCGGAGAGCACCGGGAGTGGGCCTGCGCCACCGCCCTGGACCGCCTGGGCGTGGCCACGCCCCGGGAGCTCGCCGCCTACTTCAACGCCCTGGACCCGACCGAGGCCGCGCAGTGGTGCGCCGCCGCCGTCAAGGCCGGCCGCGCCCGCCCCGTGGAGACCGAGGACGGCCGCAAGGCCTTCGCGGTCGAGGACTGGAAGGCGCGCGTCGCGGACCCGCCGGAGCGCACCGTCCTGCTCTGCCCCTTCGACCCCATCCTCCGGGACCGGGCCCGCGCGCTGCGCCTTTTCGATTTCGACTTCCGGTTCGAGGCGTTCGTGCCGGAGGAGAAGAGGCAGTACGGGTACTACGTGCTGCCGATCCTGGAAGGCGAGTCGCTGGTGGGCCGGCTCGACCCCAAGTTCCACCGGGAGCGGGGCGTCCTGGAGATCAAGGGGCTCTGGTTCGAGAAGGGCGTCCGCGCCACCAGGGCGCGCAAGGCCGCCGTGGCCCGCGCCGCCGAGGCCCTGGCCGCGCGCATCGGAGCGAAGGACGTGGACTGGACCTGA
- the cydB gene encoding cytochrome d ubiquinol oxidase subunit II, with amino-acid sequence MEMLWFWMVSVVVALYAVMDGFDFGAGALHLFVARSDKERREVLAAIGPLWDGNEVWLLAGGGLLFLGFPKVLAAGFSGFYLAMFMVIWTLILRGISIEFRSHVADRLWRAFWDGAFAVSSTLMPVLLGAALGNVVRGVPLDGSGFFNIPLFTHWGVGNPVGILDWYTLLMGLLVLATLTAHGALFLAWKTSGPVHRRCLAAARPLWASVAALALGATFATAWVNPEVYARLPHAPLAWAGMALFLAGLGTVAAGLWKERPLLAFLGSGAFIVGLLAATAGCVWPVMLRSTLDPAFSLDAHNANVGAYGMRSGLIWWLLAFPIVIAYFAMLFRIHRGKVQAAADGEGY; translated from the coding sequence ATGGAGATGCTCTGGTTCTGGATGGTGTCGGTGGTGGTGGCGCTATACGCCGTGATGGACGGCTTCGACTTCGGGGCGGGGGCGCTGCACCTGTTCGTGGCGCGCAGCGACAAGGAGCGCCGGGAGGTGCTGGCGGCCATCGGCCCCCTGTGGGACGGCAACGAGGTGTGGCTCCTGGCCGGCGGGGGCCTGCTCTTCCTGGGGTTCCCCAAGGTCCTGGCGGCGGGCTTCTCGGGGTTCTACCTGGCCATGTTCATGGTGATCTGGACGCTGATCCTCCGGGGCATCTCCATCGAGTTCCGGTCCCACGTGGCGGACCGCCTCTGGCGCGCCTTCTGGGACGGGGCCTTCGCCGTGTCCAGCACCCTCATGCCCGTGCTCCTGGGCGCGGCCCTGGGCAACGTGGTGCGGGGCGTGCCCCTGGACGGCTCGGGCTTCTTCAACATCCCGCTCTTCACCCACTGGGGCGTGGGGAACCCCGTGGGGATCCTGGACTGGTACACCCTGCTCATGGGCCTCCTGGTGCTGGCCACGCTCACGGCCCACGGCGCCCTCTTCCTGGCCTGGAAGACCTCCGGCCCGGTCCATCGGCGGTGCCTCGCCGCGGCCCGCCCCCTGTGGGCGTCCGTGGCCGCCCTGGCCCTCGGCGCCACCTTCGCCACCGCCTGGGTGAATCCGGAGGTCTACGCGAGGCTTCCCCATGCCCCGCTGGCCTGGGCCGGCATGGCGCTCTTCCTGGCGGGCCTGGGGACGGTGGCCGCGGGCCTGTGGAAGGAACGCCCCCTCCTGGCTTTCCTGGGTTCCGGCGCCTTCATCGTGGGCCTCCTGGCCGCGACCGCGGGCTGCGTGTGGCCGGTGATGCTCCGGTCGACGCTCGATCCCGCCTTCAGCCTGGACGCCCACAACGCCAACGTCGGGGCCTACGGGATGCGGTCGGGGCTGATCTGGTGGCTGCTGGCGTTCCCCATCGTCATCGCCTACTTCGCCATGCTGTTCCGCATCCACCGCGGCAAGGTCCAGGCCGCCGCGGACGGGGAAGGCTACTAG
- a CDS encoding cytochrome ubiquinol oxidase subunit I yields the protein MDGLLFWHRFQFGFTATFHYLFPQLTMGLALLIVVFKGLALARGEERFDAAARFWIRIFGLTFGVGVVTGIPLEFQFGTNWARFSRDAGGVIGQTLAMEGMFAFFLESTFLGLLVWGEKRLGPKLHAAAALALFLGSWLSGFFIVATNAFMQHPVGHRVLADGSLQLVDFWAFLTNPWGLVQYAHTMTGAVVTGAFVVAAVGAFWTLQGIHAAQARLYLKAGVLAGFIGACAAAFPTGDLNGKQVARHQPVALAAMEGRWKSGRYAEVNLIGQPDVARQRLDNPVRLPGVLSFIAYGSFSSDVKGLDDFPRDAWPTELELLYYGFHIMVGLGTLFIGLMGLAALLLYRGRLERARPLLWCIMLAFPFPFIANSAGWMVAELGRQPWTVFGLLRTAAGTSALVHPGQTVFTTLGFAGLYLVLGLLYLFLVAREVAHGPEGH from the coding sequence ATGGATGGTCTTCTTTTCTGGCACCGGTTCCAGTTCGGGTTCACGGCGACGTTCCACTACCTGTTCCCCCAGCTGACCATGGGCCTCGCGCTCCTGATCGTGGTCTTCAAGGGGCTGGCCCTGGCCCGGGGGGAGGAGCGGTTCGACGCCGCGGCCCGGTTCTGGATCCGCATCTTCGGCCTCACCTTCGGGGTGGGGGTGGTGACGGGCATCCCGCTGGAGTTCCAGTTCGGCACCAACTGGGCGCGCTTCTCCCGGGACGCCGGCGGGGTCATCGGCCAGACCCTGGCCATGGAGGGCATGTTCGCCTTCTTCCTGGAGAGCACCTTCCTGGGCCTGCTGGTTTGGGGGGAGAAGCGGCTGGGCCCGAAGCTCCACGCGGCCGCGGCCCTGGCCCTGTTCCTGGGCAGCTGGCTCTCGGGCTTTTTCATCGTGGCCACCAACGCCTTCATGCAGCATCCGGTGGGCCACCGGGTGCTGGCGGACGGGAGCCTGCAGCTGGTGGACTTCTGGGCCTTCCTGACGAACCCCTGGGGGCTGGTGCAGTACGCGCACACCATGACCGGGGCGGTGGTGACCGGGGCCTTCGTGGTGGCGGCGGTGGGCGCCTTCTGGACCCTGCAGGGCATCCACGCGGCCCAGGCCCGGCTCTACCTGAAGGCGGGGGTCCTGGCGGGCTTCATCGGGGCCTGCGCGGCGGCCTTCCCCACGGGGGACCTCAACGGCAAGCAGGTGGCGCGCCACCAGCCCGTGGCCCTGGCGGCCATGGAGGGGCGGTGGAAGAGCGGGCGCTACGCCGAGGTGAACCTCATCGGCCAGCCGGACGTGGCCCGGCAGCGCCTGGACAACCCGGTGCGCCTCCCGGGGGTCCTCAGCTTCATCGCCTACGGCTCCTTCTCCAGCGACGTGAAGGGCCTGGATGATTTCCCCCGGGACGCCTGGCCCACGGAGCTGGAGCTGCTCTACTACGGCTTCCATATCATGGTGGGCCTGGGCACGCTCTTCATCGGGCTCATGGGGCTGGCCGCGCTCCTGCTGTACCGGGGGAGGCTGGAACGCGCGCGGCCCCTCCTGTGGTGCATCATGCTGGCCTTCCCCTTCCCCTTCATCGCCAATTCCGCGGGATGGATGGTGGCCGAACTGGGGCGCCAGCCCTGGACGGTGTTCGGGCTCCTGAGGACGGCGGCGGGCACCTCGGCCCTGGTGCACCCGGGCCAGACGGTGTTCACGACCCTGGGCTTCGCCGGGCTCTACCTGGTGCTGGGCCTGCTCTACCTCTTCCTGGTGGCCCGGGAAGTGGCCCACGGCCCCGAAGGCCATTGA
- a CDS encoding DMT family transporter: MAYAGELAALATSLCWAFNSVCFTVAGRRVGSQTVNAARLYMALAMLVGVHLAAFGTAFPFHAGAQRLVPLAVSGLIGFALGDALLFEAFLLLGARVAMLLMTLSPVFSVILARVFLGQSLGLPKVVAILATLAGIAWVVAEGHGESQRPKHATLGVLLGIGGALGQSVGLILSDVGMRGGFHPVSANLVRVVAGTLAISVWFLLRGQFLDCTRRMKDMKASIYIFAGAITGPVIGVVLSLFAITHTSMGVAATLMSLSPVLLLPISMAVFKERVSSRAWAGTILSIVGAAALFWI; this comes from the coding sequence ATGGCCTACGCTGGCGAATTGGCAGCCCTCGCAACGTCCCTCTGCTGGGCCTTCAATTCGGTGTGCTTCACCGTGGCGGGCCGCCGGGTGGGTTCCCAGACGGTGAACGCGGCGCGGCTCTACATGGCCCTGGCCATGCTCGTGGGGGTGCACCTGGCGGCCTTCGGCACCGCCTTCCCCTTCCACGCGGGGGCCCAGCGGCTGGTGCCCCTGGCGGTGTCGGGCCTCATCGGCTTCGCCCTGGGGGACGCCCTGCTCTTCGAGGCCTTCCTGCTCCTGGGGGCCCGGGTGGCCATGCTCCTCATGACGCTCTCGCCCGTCTTCAGCGTGATCCTGGCCCGCGTCTTCCTGGGCCAGTCCCTGGGGCTCCCGAAGGTCGTGGCCATCCTCGCCACCCTCGCCGGGATCGCGTGGGTGGTGGCCGAAGGCCATGGCGAAAGCCAGCGGCCGAAGCACGCCACCCTGGGCGTCCTCCTGGGCATCGGCGGCGCCCTGGGCCAGTCCGTGGGCCTCATCCTGTCCGACGTGGGCATGCGGGGCGGCTTCCATCCGGTCTCGGCCAACCTGGTGCGGGTGGTGGCGGGCACCTTGGCTATAAGCGTCTGGTTCCTCCTCCGCGGGCAGTTCCTGGACTGCACCCGGCGCATGAAGGACATGAAGGCCTCGATCTACATCTTCGCGGGAGCCATCACGGGGCCGGTCATCGGGGTCGTGTTGTCCCTGTTCGCGATAACCCACACATCAATGGGCGTGGCGGCGACCCTCATGTCGCTTTCGCCGGTGCTGCTGCTGCCCATCTCCATGGCGGTATTCAAGGAGCGCGTCTCAAGCAGGGCGTGGGCTGGCACCATCCTGTCGATCGTGGGAGCGGCCGCCCTGTTCTGGATTTAG